A genomic segment from Glycine soja cultivar W05 chromosome 18, ASM419377v2, whole genome shotgun sequence encodes:
- the LOC114396190 gene encoding glutathione hydrolase 1-like — protein sequence MLLQQTELKQVPSMSRLQKSTGQQQMFHSLHQILSPYMSSVVVSVLLWHVIAVLLVSNLAFASSLEETNGHPKHKGEVIYAHNGAVATDDRRCSRIGKDVLREGGHAVDAAVASSLCLGVVSPASSGLGGGAFLLLRLNNGVAKAFDMRETAPALASKDMYAGNTTLKAKGGLSVAVPGELAGLHEAWKQHGKLPWKRLVKPAEILARRGFKVSPYLHKQMEETESDILEDKGLRSIFAPNGKLLKIGGICYNKKLAKTLRTISESGPKAFYEGLIGLNLVKDVQNAGGILSMKDLKSYTVKQKEPISNDVLGLKLLGMPPPSGGHPMMLLLNILDQYKLPSGLSGALGFHREIEALKHVFAVRMNLGDPDFVNITGVLSDMLSHRFANVLKNDINDNKTFGPSHYGSRWNQIHDHGTSHLSIIDPERNAISMTSTVNAYFGSKILSPSTGIVLNNEMDDFSMPRNVTKDVPPPAPANFIMPGKRPLSSMSPTIALKDGKLKAVVGASGGAFIIGGTAEVLLNHFVKGMDPFSSVTAPRVYHQLLPNVVNYENWTTLGEHFELPADIREALKSKGHVLKGLAGGTICQFIVLDNSVPSRQNKGIGNGKLVAVSDPRKGGFPAGF from the exons ATGTTATTACAGCAAACTGAACTGAAGCAAGTTCCATCCATGTCTCGGCTTCAAAAGTCAACAGGTCAGCAGCAAATGTTTCATTCCCTACACCAAATTCTGTCCCCATACATGTCAAGTGTTGTTGTATCTGTGTTATTGTGGCATGTCATTGCTGTGCTTTTGGTTTCAAATTTGGCCTTTGCTTCAAGCCTTGAGGAAACAAATGGACACCCAAAACACAAAGGTGAGGTGATCTATGCCCACAATGGAGCTGTTGCCACTGATGACCGTAGATGCTCAAGGATTGGGAAGGATGTTCTTAGAGAAGGAGGGCATGCAGTGGATGCAGCAGTGGCTTCTTCCCTTTGTTTGGGGGTTGTGAGTCCTGCTTCAAGTGGCCTTGGTGGTGGAGCCTTTTTGCTTCTCAGGTTGAATAATGGGGTGGCAAAGGCTTTTGATATGAGAGAAACTGCTCCTGCTCTTGCCTCCAAG GATATGTATGCTGGAAATACTACTTTGAAGGCCAAAGGTGGCCTATCTGTAGCAGTTCCTGGAGAACTTGCTGGCCTTCATGAGGCGTGGAAACAACATGGGAAGCTTCCATGGAAAAGACTTGTAAAGCCAGCTGAGATTCTAGCACGTAGAGGGTTTAAAGTATCACCATACCTCCACAAGCAGATGGAAGAAACAGAGTCAGATATATTGGAAGACAAGGGTCTTCGTAGCATATTTGCCCCAAATGGAAAACTCTTAAAGATAGGTGGCATTTGCTACAATAAGAAACTAGCCAAGACTCTCAGAACAATATCAGAGTCTGGTCCAAAAGCCTTTTATGAAggattgattggtcttaatttaGTTAAAGATGTCCAGAATGCTGGAGGGATATTGAGCATGAAAGACCTCAAAAGTTACACTGTTAAACAGAAGGAACCCATATCTAATGATGTTCTTGGTCTAAAGCTCCTTGGCATGCCTCCCCCTTCAGGTGGGCATCCAATGATGCTA CTGCTGAACATTCTAGATCAATATAAACTCCCTTCTGGCctttctggtgcccttggtttCCATCGAGAAATTGAAGCTTTGAAGCATGTATTTGCCGTGAGAATGAATCTTGGTGACCCTGATTTTGTAAATATAACTGGGGTTCTTTCTGATATGCTTTCTCATAGGTTTGCTAACGTGTTGAAAAATgacataaatgataataaaacttTTGGCCCCAGTCATTACGGCAGCAG GTGGAATCAGATCCATGATCATGGTACAAGTCATTTAAGTATAATAGATCCTGAGAGAAATGCCATTTCCATGACTAGCACTGTGAATGCATATTTTGGTTCAAAGATCCTTTCACCAAGTACAGGAATAGTACTGAACAATGAAATGGATGATTTTTCCATGCCTAGAAATGTTACCAAGGATGTTCCACCACCAGCTCCTGCCAATTTCATCATGCCAGGAAAGCGGCCACTATCATCCATGTCACCCACTATTGCCCTTAAG GATGGGAAGCTAAAAGCTGTAGTAGGTGCAAGTGGAGGTGCTTTCATCATTGGTGGAACTGCAGAAGTTCTTTTGAATCACTTCGTTAAAGGAATGGATCCTTTTTCTTCTGTAACAGCTCCAAGGGTCTATCATCAG CTACTACCTAACGTGGTTAATTATGAGAATTGGACCACTTTAGGTGAACACTTTGAACTTCCTGCTGATATCAGGGAAGCCCTTAAAAGTAAGGGTCATGTCCTAAAGGGCCTTGCCGGTGGGACTATTTGCCAATTTATTGTTCTAGACAATTCTGTGCCGTCCAGACAAAATAAAGGGATTGGAAATGGAAAGCTTGTGGCAGTGAGTGACCCAAGAAAGGGTGGTTTTCCTGCAGGCTTTTGA